One genomic segment of Chitinophaga sancti includes these proteins:
- a CDS encoding RagB/SusD family nutrient uptake outer membrane protein, whose product MRSKIAYIILVLVIGGMASCTKLDEKLGSTLTKSQADSVIKVAALLVTAYDGLQLPFQDQSSYWALCEMTADEAVAPTRGGDWDDNGVWRALKLHNWNSDHTFISNSFTNILQLQFLATNVLNFKPNDAQAAEARFLRAFSMFATLDGWGQVPFRNPGDTLLNAPKVLKAAEATDFLISELEAIIPALSDSAQAYTANKNAARALLMKVYLNRGAFLNRQSPTFDAADMQKVITLADQIIASGKYSLANNFFSNFAYNNDIIGTENIFTQRNGPGYSTARSGNSSFCRWAPTLHYNQDPSGWNGFTTISDFYDKFEATDTRRGGSYAGVTDVTGLKVGFLLGQQYGAGGVALQDRKGHALIFTRELKLQETDQATLEVSGIRVVKYPPDLTSKESRNSNNASNDYVFLRYADVLLMKAEAMLRTGDAAGGLLVVNDLRVKRGASLFTELTLDNLIDERGRELYWEGWRREDLIRFGKFLDTWQLKPADDPKYLLFPIPTSDLSVNKNLVQNAGY is encoded by the coding sequence ATGCGATCCAAAATAGCATATATAATACTAGTACTTGTAATAGGTGGAATGGCGTCCTGTACAAAACTGGATGAAAAATTAGGTTCCACATTAACCAAGTCTCAGGCAGATTCTGTGATCAAAGTAGCTGCACTATTGGTGACAGCTTACGATGGACTTCAATTGCCTTTTCAGGACCAATCCAGCTACTGGGCCTTATGTGAGATGACAGCTGACGAAGCCGTGGCACCTACCCGCGGTGGTGACTGGGATGATAATGGGGTATGGCGGGCATTGAAACTACACAACTGGAATTCGGACCATACCTTCATTAGTAATTCATTTACGAATATTCTTCAGTTGCAGTTCCTGGCTACGAACGTGCTGAACTTCAAGCCCAACGATGCACAGGCGGCAGAGGCCCGTTTTCTGCGTGCATTTTCGATGTTTGCGACCCTTGATGGATGGGGACAGGTACCTTTCCGTAATCCGGGCGATACCTTGCTGAATGCACCTAAAGTGTTGAAGGCAGCCGAAGCAACAGACTTTCTCATCAGTGAGCTGGAAGCGATTATTCCAGCACTGTCAGACAGTGCACAGGCTTATACCGCCAATAAAAATGCTGCACGGGCATTGCTCATGAAAGTTTATCTGAACAGAGGAGCATTCCTGAACAGACAATCACCCACCTTTGATGCAGCTGACATGCAAAAGGTGATTACATTGGCAGATCAGATTATTGCATCAGGTAAGTATAGCCTGGCCAATAATTTCTTTTCCAATTTCGCTTACAATAATGATATAATCGGTACAGAAAATATCTTTACCCAGCGCAATGGACCTGGTTATAGTACTGCCAGAAGTGGTAACTCTTCTTTTTGCCGCTGGGCCCCTACCCTGCACTATAATCAGGATCCAAGCGGATGGAATGGCTTCACAACCATATCAGATTTCTATGATAAGTTTGAGGCCACCGATACCCGCAGAGGTGGTAGCTATGCTGGCGTGACAGATGTAACAGGTCTGAAAGTAGGCTTCCTGCTTGGGCAACAATATGGTGCAGGTGGTGTAGCGCTTCAAGACAGAAAGGGCCATGCACTCATCTTTACAAGAGAACTGAAATTGCAGGAAACAGATCAGGCTACCCTGGAAGTGTCCGGTATCCGTGTGGTGAAATATCCGCCAGACCTGACTTCCAAAGAATCCAGGAATAGTAATAACGCGAGTAATGACTATGTGTTCCTGCGTTATGCAGATGTATTGCTCATGAAAGCAGAAGCAATGCTCCGCACTGGCGATGCAGCAGGTGGATTGTTAGTTGTGAATGACCTGCGTGTAAAACGTGGTGCTTCTCTATTTACAGAATTGACCCTCGATAACCTGATTGACGAAAGAGGGCGTGAATTGTATTGGGAAGGCTGGCGCAGAGAGGACCTGATCCGCTTTGGTAAATTCCTCGATACATGGCAGCTGAAACCTGCAGACGATCCTAAATATTTA
- a CDS encoding SusC/RagA family TonB-linked outer membrane protein: MTNLLFCKVRLLCSLLLLVAGIASAQNRPVTGKITDENGNPVPGATVQVKGTNTGTAATVDGTFKLSVPPNANTLVISFIGYVNQEVSIAGKSEFSISLVPASTTLTDVVVVGYGTTRKKDLTGSVVSIKSADFNKGIVTAPDQLIQGKVAGLMVMNNSGAPGGATTVRIRGNSSVRTGNQPLYVVDGMPLDGRTAKPSVNANGLGQTPDANPLNFINSFDIQSMDVLKDASATAIYGARGANGVVIITTKKGQSGPPKLDVNYSAGASSILKKLDVLDAAGYRAALKQYNLTSGDEGSNVDAMNSILRTGITHNVNVGLSGGNDNGVYRASFGMLDQQGIVKKTGLKKYTANLNGQFKLLDNQRIGIDYSIQAAHTTEQIAPITNDAGFTGSLIGQALQWNPTLALRKADGSFNILGAGSAINPEAMSAAYDDVVNVNSILANLSPYIKITNDLEYRFVYSINHQVGERETQIASFINITGVQDNGQAYYGTNTLTSQLFTHTLNYNKQVTKSLFLSAVVGYESQQFNYKGRSMGGLGFTTDELKYVDILQNPTQTNTFISSFRNPKSELQSYFGRVNLNFFDKYLLTATLRADGSSKFGENNKYGYFPSFAAKWNIANESFLKDNKTINQLALRVGWGITGNQEFPAGAAQEQYTLNANGGASLSNVANPNLKWESSKQLNAGIDYAFFNGRLYGSVDYFNKNTTNLLFNFPAIQPAPASNYWINLPANVINKGFEIVIRGDVVATKDFTWDLGVNATFLTNELRNYDGPPVLTGSISGQGVSNAYAQRLVNNMPLNSFYVRQFEGFDDNGQGIYKDNGNSMYFLGQPNPKTMMGIITSVNYKSWTLGANMHGAFGFDIYNNTANTVLPIGNLGSRNISAKLVGTKEALSNPITVSSRYLEKGNFMKMDNVTLSYKIGNIGKVIKGASVYLTGQNLFIITKYTGFDPEVNTDKNINGVTSLGIEYSPYPTARSFLAGINFSL; encoded by the coding sequence ATGACCAATCTCCTGTTTTGTAAGGTGCGGCTATTATGCTCGTTATTACTGCTAGTAGCAGGCATAGCAAGCGCACAGAACCGGCCCGTCACCGGTAAAATAACAGACGAAAATGGCAACCCCGTTCCAGGTGCTACCGTTCAGGTAAAAGGTACTAATACAGGTACCGCAGCCACGGTAGATGGTACTTTTAAATTAAGTGTTCCCCCCAATGCGAACACGCTTGTTATTTCCTTCATCGGTTATGTAAACCAGGAAGTGAGCATCGCCGGAAAATCCGAATTCTCCATTTCACTGGTACCTGCCAGCACTACCCTCACTGATGTGGTGGTAGTAGGTTATGGTACTACCCGCAAAAAGGACCTGACTGGTTCCGTTGTCTCGATCAAGTCGGCTGATTTTAACAAAGGGATCGTCACCGCCCCCGATCAGTTGATCCAGGGTAAGGTAGCCGGCCTCATGGTCATGAATAATAGTGGTGCACCCGGTGGCGCCACTACTGTAAGAATTCGTGGTAACTCCTCCGTAAGAACCGGTAACCAACCGTTATATGTGGTAGATGGTATGCCGCTGGATGGTCGTACCGCCAAACCATCTGTGAATGCAAATGGTTTAGGTCAGACCCCGGATGCCAACCCGCTCAATTTTATCAACTCCTTCGATATCCAATCCATGGATGTATTGAAAGATGCATCCGCTACCGCCATTTATGGTGCCAGAGGTGCCAATGGCGTGGTGATCATTACTACAAAGAAAGGGCAGTCCGGCCCTCCAAAACTGGATGTCAATTACTCAGCCGGCGCCAGCAGTATTCTGAAAAAACTGGATGTACTGGATGCAGCAGGGTACAGAGCAGCCCTGAAACAATATAACCTCACTTCCGGCGATGAAGGCAGCAATGTAGATGCCATGAACAGCATTCTCCGTACAGGTATCACTCACAATGTGAATGTGGGTCTCAGCGGTGGGAATGATAATGGCGTATACCGTGCTTCTTTTGGTATGCTGGATCAACAAGGTATTGTAAAGAAAACCGGTCTGAAAAAGTATACTGCCAATCTGAATGGCCAGTTTAAATTGCTGGACAACCAGCGAATAGGTATCGACTACTCTATTCAGGCTGCACATACCACGGAACAAATTGCGCCAATTACAAATGACGCCGGTTTTACCGGTAGCCTCATCGGTCAGGCATTGCAATGGAACCCTACCCTGGCGCTTCGTAAGGCAGATGGTTCCTTTAATATATTGGGAGCCGGTTCCGCCATTAACCCAGAGGCAATGTCCGCCGCTTATGATGATGTGGTAAATGTGAACAGCATTCTGGCGAACCTCTCTCCTTATATCAAAATCACCAACGACCTGGAATACCGCTTTGTGTATAGCATCAACCACCAGGTGGGTGAAAGGGAAACGCAGATTGCTTCCTTTATTAATATCACTGGTGTACAGGACAACGGGCAGGCTTATTATGGAACCAATACCCTGACATCCCAATTGTTCACCCACACCCTGAACTATAATAAACAGGTGACCAAATCCCTGTTCCTCAGCGCTGTAGTAGGTTATGAAAGCCAGCAGTTTAACTATAAAGGACGTAGTATGGGTGGTTTAGGTTTCACCACCGATGAGCTGAAGTATGTAGATATCCTGCAGAATCCTACTCAGACCAATACATTCATTTCTTCCTTTAGAAATCCGAAGTCAGAACTGCAATCCTACTTTGGCAGGGTCAACCTGAATTTCTTTGACAAATACCTGCTGACCGCTACCCTGAGAGCAGACGGTTCCAGCAAGTTCGGGGAGAACAATAAATATGGGTACTTCCCTTCTTTCGCCGCTAAATGGAATATCGCCAATGAGTCTTTCCTGAAAGATAATAAGACCATCAATCAGCTGGCTCTGCGTGTAGGTTGGGGTATCACCGGTAACCAGGAGTTCCCTGCCGGTGCCGCACAGGAACAATATACCCTCAACGCCAATGGAGGCGCCAGTCTGAGCAATGTAGCCAATCCTAATCTGAAATGGGAAAGCTCCAAACAGCTGAATGCCGGTATCGACTATGCATTCTTCAACGGCAGATTGTATGGTAGCGTCGACTACTTCAATAAGAATACGACTAACCTGCTCTTCAACTTCCCTGCTATTCAGCCGGCACCAGCATCCAATTACTGGATCAACCTGCCTGCCAACGTGATCAACAAAGGGTTTGAAATCGTAATTCGTGGCGATGTGGTGGCGACCAAAGATTTCACGTGGGATCTGGGGGTGAATGCCACTTTCCTGACCAACGAGCTGAGAAACTACGATGGCCCTCCGGTACTGACTGGCTCCATCAGCGGACAAGGTGTGTCTAACGCTTATGCTCAGCGCCTGGTGAACAATATGCCATTGAACTCTTTTTATGTGAGACAGTTCGAAGGCTTTGATGACAATGGCCAGGGTATATACAAGGATAATGGTAACAGCATGTACTTCCTGGGACAACCTAACCCCAAGACCATGATGGGTATCATTACCTCCGTGAATTATAAAAGCTGGACACTCGGTGCGAATATGCACGGTGCTTTCGGATTCGATATCTATAATAACACTGCCAATACAGTATTGCCTATCGGCAACCTGGGATCCAGGAATATCTCCGCAAAACTGGTGGGAACTAAAGAGGCATTGTCCAACCCTATCACGGTATCCAGCCGTTACCTGGAAAAAGGCAATTTCATGAAAATGGATAACGTCACCCTCAGTTATAAAATCGGGAATATCGGAAAGGTGATCAAGGGCGCTTCTGTTTACTTAACAGGTCAGAACCTCTTTATCATTACCAAATACACCGGATTTGACCCTGAAGTAAACACGGATAAAAACATAAATGGGGTTACATCTCTGGGTATTGAATACTCACCTTATCCAACAGCCAGGAGCTTCCTCGCTGGTATCAATTTCTCGTTATAA
- a CDS encoding DUF6377 domain-containing protein: MKCKIISLFLLMHYGLLHAFPKNDSLLERLNHTIEQAAVYDADKLRQINALRAELVSTHSLSLREQFDICQQLYEQFKVFKFDSAFAYAQQLKSLAEKMKDSSRINYAGVKLGFVLLSSGMFKETGDYLAVIDVHKLPDSARAEYYALKSRYYYDLTDYSSDQYFAPGYTQLGGACIDSALVLFKPHSFSYDYNYGLMYQKAGNLDSAAYYYRLAVAHTDLTVHQTAIATSSLGNIFIRTGKKDSAIIMMAIAAMADIKSSTKETTAMFILASLLFKEQDVKNASRYIEYAVNDASFYGARLRKVQLSAIVPIIEGEKINTVEGQKKMLFVYATIVTLLLLALVWLAIIILRQYKKLQSAQQAITTAHAVQQEINEKLMEANKIKEEYIGYCFQINSAYLDKIKKFKKLADQKLSDNKYSEVKYLVNNIDLKEEREQLFRNFDRIFLRIFPNFVTVFNSFFKEEDQIRLKEDELLNTDLRIFALIRIGINDNVKIAQILEYSVNTIYTYKTKIKNKAIIPKEEFEERLMDIKAL; encoded by the coding sequence ATGAAGTGTAAGATCATCTCGCTGTTTTTGCTCATGCATTATGGGCTGCTCCACGCCTTTCCCAAAAATGACAGCTTGCTGGAACGGTTAAACCATACTATTGAACAGGCTGCTGTGTATGATGCAGACAAACTCAGGCAGATCAATGCGCTGAGAGCTGAATTAGTCAGTACTCATTCCCTTTCCCTCCGGGAACAGTTTGATATCTGCCAGCAGCTATATGAACAATTCAAAGTTTTTAAATTCGATTCTGCATTTGCATACGCCCAGCAACTAAAATCCCTGGCGGAAAAGATGAAAGATTCCAGCCGGATCAATTATGCAGGTGTTAAACTGGGATTTGTGCTTTTGTCGTCGGGGATGTTTAAGGAAACCGGCGATTACCTGGCGGTGATTGATGTGCATAAATTGCCTGATAGCGCCAGGGCGGAATACTACGCATTGAAGAGCCGTTATTATTATGACCTTACGGATTATAGCAGCGACCAATATTTTGCACCCGGTTATACCCAACTGGGAGGTGCCTGTATAGACTCCGCACTGGTACTTTTTAAACCCCATAGTTTCAGTTATGACTATAATTATGGATTGATGTATCAGAAAGCAGGTAATTTGGATAGTGCGGCCTATTATTATCGTTTAGCGGTTGCTCATACAGATCTGACGGTACACCAAACTGCGATTGCCACTTCTTCTCTGGGAAACATTTTTATTCGTACCGGCAAAAAGGATAGTGCTATCATTATGATGGCTATTGCTGCCATGGCAGATATCAAATCCAGTACCAAGGAAACTACTGCCATGTTTATTTTGGCGAGTCTCCTTTTTAAAGAACAGGATGTAAAGAATGCCTCGCGGTACATAGAATATGCTGTCAACGATGCCTCGTTTTACGGCGCCCGTCTCCGAAAAGTGCAACTAAGTGCCATTGTTCCCATCATCGAGGGTGAAAAAATCAATACGGTAGAAGGACAGAAAAAAATGCTGTTCGTATACGCCACTATCGTTACGCTTCTTCTGCTGGCGCTGGTATGGCTTGCTATCATTATACTCAGGCAGTATAAAAAGTTGCAATCTGCCCAACAAGCCATTACTACAGCTCATGCCGTACAACAGGAAATTAACGAGAAACTGATGGAGGCGAATAAAATCAAAGAAGAATATATCGGTTATTGCTTCCAGATCAACTCTGCTTACCTCGACAAAATCAAGAAGTTCAAGAAGCTGGCCGACCAGAAATTGTCGGATAACAAATATAGCGAGGTCAAATACCTGGTAAATAATATAGACCTCAAAGAGGAAAGGGAACAGTTGTTCCGAAACTTTGACCGGATTTTCCTCCGCATCTTCCCCAACTTCGTCACCGTATTTAATTCCTTTTTCAAGGAAGAAGACCAGATCAGACTAAAAGAAGATGAACTGCTCAATACAGATCTTCGTATTTTTGCCTTAATAAGGATAGGCATCAATGACAATGTAAAAATTGCCCAGATTCTGGAGTACTCTGTTAACACGATTTACACCTATAAAACCAAGATCAAGAACAAGGCAATCATTCCAAAAGAGGAGTTTGAAGAGCGGCTAATGGACATAAAAGCACTGTAA
- a CDS encoding WYL domain-containing protein, translated as MPANKNALIRYKTIDACLRNRRRKWTLEDLIDAVSDALYDYEGIDKGISRRSVQADIQTMRSDKLGYNAPIIVVSKKYYTYEDADYSITNIPLSEQDLGRMNEAVEILKQFKGFSHFTNLNEVVQKLEDHVYSAANQTESVIDFEKNERLKGLEHLEIIYQSIIQQKAVTITYQSFKARAESTFEFHVWWLKEFKNRWFAVGVKNKTAQIQNLALDRIESICFCQEALYVENGRISPAEFYHDVVGVTVSNEKSAKNVKLFVSQEHAPYIATKPMHHSQEILEQRADGIVIKIKVQLNLELEREILGYGDGMRVLAPEGLRKRIYWKFKNGISGYDEEDKEASAAS; from the coding sequence ATGCCTGCTAATAAGAATGCTTTAATCCGATATAAAACCATTGACGCCTGCTTAAGAAACCGCCGCAGGAAGTGGACCCTGGAAGACCTGATTGACGCAGTATCCGATGCACTGTACGATTATGAAGGTATTGACAAGGGCATCAGCCGTCGCTCCGTGCAGGCGGATATTCAAACTATGCGTAGTGACAAACTGGGATATAATGCACCGATCATTGTAGTCAGTAAGAAGTATTATACATACGAAGATGCTGACTATAGCATCACAAATATTCCACTGAGCGAACAGGATCTGGGCAGAATGAATGAAGCAGTGGAAATCCTGAAACAGTTTAAAGGCTTCTCTCATTTCACAAATCTGAATGAAGTGGTACAGAAACTGGAAGACCACGTGTACTCCGCTGCGAACCAGACTGAATCAGTGATCGACTTTGAAAAAAATGAAAGACTGAAAGGACTGGAACACCTGGAGATTATATATCAATCCATCATTCAGCAAAAAGCGGTCACCATTACTTACCAGTCGTTCAAGGCCAGAGCAGAAAGTACCTTCGAATTCCATGTATGGTGGCTAAAGGAGTTTAAAAACAGGTGGTTTGCTGTAGGGGTGAAAAACAAAACTGCACAAATTCAGAACCTGGCCCTGGACAGAATTGAATCTATCTGCTTTTGTCAGGAAGCGCTCTATGTAGAAAATGGCCGTATATCACCTGCAGAGTTTTACCATGACGTAGTCGGGGTGACAGTTTCCAATGAAAAAAGTGCTAAGAATGTAAAACTATTTGTTAGCCAGGAACATGCGCCTTATATTGCTACTAAACCCATGCACCATTCCCAGGAAATTCTTGAGCAAAGAGCGGATGGAATTGTTATTAAAATCAAGGTACAGCTGAACCTGGAACTTGAAAGAGAAATTCTTGGTTATGGAGATGGAATGAGGGTGTTAGCACCTGAAGGTCTCAGAAAGCGCATATATTGGAAGTTTAAAAATGGAATATCCGGTTATGATGAGGAAGATAAGGAAGCCAGCGCAGCTTCGTAG
- a CDS encoding phytanoyl-CoA dioxygenase family protein, whose protein sequence is MDHQTAIAKKGFTVINDVFDTAAVAALIACIEGADSVKDTFRRTKDLFAIRQFFKEIPSTLPLVFIPALQRVIDTFFGKGYHIVKSIYFDKPGGSNWFVSYHQDLTISVKEKVAVEGYGPWTVKQEQFAVQPPLSILENNFTIRIHLDDTDEHNGALRVVPGSHLKGIYRPETIDWEKEMEETCVVQKGGLMIMRPLLLHASSRTTNQHPRRVIHIEFSSLELPLPLRWSERENLTG, encoded by the coding sequence ATGGATCATCAAACAGCTATTGCAAAGAAAGGGTTTACCGTTATTAATGACGTATTTGACACTGCTGCTGTAGCTGCATTGATTGCATGTATAGAGGGTGCAGATAGTGTAAAAGATACTTTTCGACGTACGAAAGATCTCTTTGCCATCAGGCAATTTTTCAAAGAAATACCCTCTACCCTGCCGCTGGTGTTCATTCCGGCATTGCAGCGGGTAATTGATACGTTCTTTGGGAAAGGCTACCATATAGTAAAGTCAATTTACTTCGACAAACCGGGAGGTTCGAACTGGTTTGTTTCATATCACCAGGACCTGACTATTTCTGTAAAAGAAAAGGTTGCCGTAGAAGGTTATGGCCCATGGACGGTGAAGCAGGAGCAATTTGCTGTGCAACCACCATTGTCTATACTGGAAAACAACTTCACTATAAGGATTCATCTGGATGATACAGATGAACACAATGGTGCATTGAGGGTGGTACCGGGTTCTCATCTGAAAGGAATCTACAGACCGGAAACAATTGACTGGGAAAAAGAAATGGAGGAAACGTGTGTAGTACAGAAGGGGGGCTTGATGATTATGCGGCCATTGCTATTACATGCTTCCAGCCGTACTACCAATCAGCATCCCCGCCGGGTTATTCATATTGAGTTCAGCAGCCTGGAGTTACCGCTGCCTTTGCGCTGGTCAGAAAGAGAGAACCTAACAGGCTGA
- a CDS encoding DNA polymerase beta superfamily protein produces MIFEQLMNEPQHLLLKAISGSRSQQLHSATSDTDLKGIYVLPQQELYGFTYTPQVSNATNDEVYFEIGRFLELLQKNNPNILELLGTPESCVLFRHRLMKLIKPADFLSKLCKDTFAGYAASQIKKAKGLNKMINRPAEKIRKGVPEFCYVIDENGSIPLATWLEKYHFKQEDCGLTSVPHFRDVYLVYHQQDGSLKGIISGEDANDVRLSSIPKHLSPVAVMQFNKDGYSVYCREYKEYLEWVENRNDVRFQNTLSHGKNYDAKNMMHTFRLLNMAEEIAVHKKVIVERPDREFLLKIKSGGFEYNDLLNMVDEKLDRIEQLYQQSDLPEMPDEAKTNELLITIRTQFYQ; encoded by the coding sequence ATGATCTTTGAGCAATTAATGAATGAGCCTCAACATCTGTTGTTGAAGGCAATCAGCGGCAGTCGCTCCCAACAATTGCATTCTGCCACTTCAGATACTGACCTGAAAGGAATTTATGTATTACCTCAGCAGGAGCTGTATGGATTTACTTATACGCCACAGGTATCTAATGCAACGAACGACGAAGTATATTTTGAAATAGGAAGATTCCTGGAACTGTTACAAAAGAATAATCCCAATATCCTGGAATTACTGGGTACACCGGAAAGCTGTGTGCTGTTCAGACATCGGCTGATGAAACTGATTAAACCGGCGGATTTTCTTTCGAAATTATGTAAGGATACTTTTGCTGGTTACGCTGCGTCGCAGATAAAAAAAGCGAAAGGACTGAATAAAATGATCAACCGTCCTGCAGAAAAAATAAGAAAGGGTGTACCAGAATTCTGTTATGTTATTGACGAAAATGGGAGTATTCCACTCGCTACCTGGTTAGAAAAATATCACTTTAAACAGGAAGATTGCGGATTGACAAGTGTACCACATTTCAGAGATGTATACTTAGTATATCACCAGCAAGACGGTTCATTAAAAGGGATTATATCCGGCGAAGATGCCAATGACGTTCGTCTGAGCAGCATTCCGAAGCACCTCTCCCCTGTTGCCGTGATGCAGTTCAATAAAGATGGTTACTCCGTTTACTGCCGTGAATACAAGGAATACCTGGAATGGGTAGAGAACAGAAACGATGTGCGTTTCCAGAATACCCTTTCGCATGGTAAGAACTACGATGCGAAAAATATGATGCATACTTTTCGCCTGCTGAATATGGCGGAGGAAATTGCTGTACATAAAAAGGTCATTGTAGAAAGACCGGACAGGGAGTTCCTCCTGAAAATAAAAAGTGGCGGTTTTGAGTACAACGATCTCCTGAATATGGTGGATGAAAAGCTGGACCGGATAGAACAACTTTACCAGCAGTCTGACCTGCCGGAAATGCCGGATGAAGCAAAGACCAATGAACTATTGATCACCATCAGAACACAATTTTATCAATAA
- a CDS encoding DNA polymerase beta superfamily protein: MRIIIAEQLSMIEKSQGVKIIYACESGSRAWGFAIQKIHS, translated from the coding sequence ATGAGAATAATCATCGCAGAACAACTGTCAATGATTGAAAAAAGTCAGGGCGTAAAAATCATATATGCCTGTGAGTCAGGTAGTAGAGCATGGGGATTTGCTATTCAGAAAATACATTCGTAA
- a CDS encoding ribonuclease H-like YkuK family protein: METVRSWRRLNGMKITSPIEDEIEKVLSAENGAGNALKVCIGTDSQKKGKVVEFATVIVFLRKGKGGFMYILHDTSTRRMSIKERMLAEVGKSIEVAYSLCHLFTKYNVDMEVHADINTNPAFKSNDALKEAMGYITGMGFTFRAKPYAFASTSCANKIVH; the protein is encoded by the coding sequence ATGGAAACTGTAAGAAGCTGGAGAAGGCTCAATGGTATGAAAATTACAAGCCCCATCGAAGATGAAATTGAGAAAGTACTGTCTGCCGAAAATGGCGCCGGCAATGCACTGAAAGTGTGCATAGGTACAGATAGTCAGAAGAAGGGAAAGGTCGTGGAATTCGCCACCGTGATCGTTTTCCTGAGGAAAGGTAAAGGAGGATTCATGTATATACTGCATGATACTTCTACCCGCAGGATGAGTATAAAGGAAAGGATGCTCGCAGAAGTAGGCAAGAGTATAGAAGTTGCTTATTCACTGTGTCACCTCTTTACTAAATACAATGTAGATATGGAAGTACACGCTGACATCAATACGAATCCAGCTTTTAAAAGTAACGATGCGCTGAAAGAAGCGATGGGTTATATCACAGGAATGGGATTCACCTTCCGGGCTAAACCTTATGCTTTTGCAAGTACAAGTTGTGCGAATAAAATTGTTCATTAA